The stretch of DNA AGCAATAGCACATAGCCCAGGATTGGCAGACTCAGGCGTTTCATAACGAAATATTCAGCAAGTGACGGCGTGACAGCACGCGAGTTACCGCGCGGAACCAAGTCCAGGTGATGCGCAGCCGGCCTTCGTCGTCACGCACCAAGTAGCCACGGAAGTCAGCGTAGCGCACGGCGTCCAGAACCTGATGTAAGGGGAGGCGCGTCGTGTCGGCGATTGCATCCACGGTTGCAGGATCCAGGCGGACGATCGCGCGCAACACGAACGAGGCGGCGTCGGGTAGCTGCTCGAGGTCTGCGGTGGGTGGCGCTCGGAACAGCCCAACTTGAAGCTCGCCTTGATCGTCGATGCCCAGGCTCTTGCGCCAGAAGTGGAGCGCTATGGCGGGGTTACCCGCCGAGTAGTCCCAGAGAAGCCGGTAGTAGCCGCGCTTGGTGGCTGCCAGCTGCTCCGCGTGCTCAATTTCGTCACCGTCGAAGTCGCCCTCGATCAAGCCTTCGAAGCTCGGCTCGAGTCCGGCTTGATTCGTTCGTTCCTCGAGCAGCTCGGCGATCGATTCCTCTCGCCAAGGCTGCATCACGATCACGTCGTCGAAGATGGGTCGCGTTCCACGGGCGCGCTCAACCAGTTCGAACATTGTGGAGTCGAACACGAACACCCAAGTACAGAGCCTGCTGGAGTCCCGCGCAAGCGCGAGCACCTCGTCAAGCTCCTGTAGTCCGCCGATGGTCGGTTTGACGAGTCGGTGAGCGTCATCGACAATCAACGCGTTGTCGTCCTCGATTCCGTCCAGCGCGGCGATGAGCTGCGAGTTGTCGGCGTCTGGTGTCAGCTTCAACTGCCGTTTCAGCTGCGTGAGCAGCTCAATCGTTCCGCCGGTTGGGCAGCGCTGATAGGTCGAGTCGGGGTGTTGCTCCAGCACGCGCTTCACCAGCGTGGTCTTACCTGAGCCGCGCTCACCGACGATCGCGAACACGCCGCCACCGACCTGAGCGATGCGGTCGTTGATTGCCTCGAGCTCCGCGTCGGCAGCGGTTTGTACCAGCTCCTGCGCCTCGGTTTCGGGGGAGAGAGCAAAGTACTGTTCCTCGGGGATACGGGATAGCTTCGGTCTACTCTCCGCCTTCTTGGTTAGCTCCCGCCGAAACAGGTACGCGAGCACCTTGCGTACCAACGTGACCGTGGTGAGGTAGTCGCGCCCGATGCGCATCACGCCTAGGAACAACAGATAGCCGCCGCCGAGCGCGGCAGCCATGAAGCTCTTGTAGCCGGTCTGGTTGGTCACCACCCAACCCGCCAGTGCGCTCCGCTTCTCCCGCGGCGCGAGCCGCTCGAAGATCACGTCACGCCACCAGCCAACGAACACCAGCGCGAGGGGGATGCCGATGAACCAGCACGTGCTGAGTACCCAGTCGTGCAGCGTTCCACGGCCGACCAACTCACTGCTGAGTGTTAGCACGAGACCGAAGAACACGATCACGCGGCCCAGTACTCTGAGGGTGCGGAGCCGTAGAGCTGCTACGTCATGCTTCGTTGCGTAGATGCTCGCGTTGCGACTCGCGAGCGCGTCCACCAAGAGCACCGCCACGGACCCACCCAAGATCCAGCTGGCGAAGATCCAGAGCACCTGCACCTCCAGCAGATCGACGATGGGTGAGCCGATGAAGGAGAGCGCCAGCCAGAGTACGAGCAGCGTTTCGAGGGGTGTGCGTACCCGGCGTAGAACCGCGATCCCACCGGGGCCCCAGCGGCCGAACAGGGTCTGCGAGGATTTGGCTCGCTCTTCTTCAGCTCGCTCTTCGAGCAGCTCAAGCAGCTTGTCCGCCCGGCGACGCCACCACACGAAGAAGCCCAGCAAGAAAACAAGCTTCAGCAAAATGATGCTGGCAAACACACCGCGCGCAGCTCCAGTTGTCGGAGCCTTGAGCCATTCTACTGCCGCGCGGATATGAAAACGAACTACCAGACTCACCTGGGCTAGCTCCGCGCGCGCCTGGTCCCAGCCGCTGGTGCTGAAGCTCGTCAGCTGGCTCTTTTGATCCGCGGACATCAGCGCAAAGAAGGCCAAGCGGTCCTTGTTCAACGCTTCGACCAGGTCCAGCTGTGCGGTCGCTTGCCGCCAGACGACGTCCCGAGCCTTCTTGCGCAGAGCTGCTTCCTGGGTGACGACCGTCTCGCGTAGTGTGTCGTACTCGTCGCGGTCGAGCTCCACGCCGCCGGACTGAACCTTGTCCGGACCGGCGCTCGGGACGTCGTCACCGCTCTCACTCAGCCCATCCAGGCTCGCGCGTAGCTCGTCGCGAGCTTTCCGCAGGGCAGTGCGCAGCTCGAAGTAGAGCTTGTCTGTCGCGGCGCTCGTCGCCTCCAGCTTCTTGCGTTGCTCGACGTGTTCTTCAGTCTTGCGCTGCCACTCGAGCTTGGTCTCGCCGAAGCTCGCGATCTTGTTCTCGCGCTCGAGCAGCGCCTTCTCGTAGTCGGCTTGCTTGACTCGAACTCCCAGCAGGCGGGCGCGCTCCTCGTTCAGCAGGCGCAAGATCTCGGTCTTTGATTGCGCTGCCTGCTCCAGCGCCTGTCGCTGTGCGGCTTCCGCCTGAGCTCGGGTCTCCTCGGTCGCCGTGATCTTCTGGGCGGTCTCGCTGACCTTGCTCTTTGCCTCTTCGACGCGATCCGCGTGCTGCTTGAGGATGGCTTTGCGTCGCTCCTCTGGCAGCTCCAAGAAGTCGAGCCGCGCGCGGTCTAGCTCCAGGCGTGCGGTCAATAGCTCCGGGTCGGCGGACGCTGGGGGTGCGGCGTCGCTTGGGGGGGCACCGGCGTCTGCGCTGGCGGCTTCGTCTTGATCTTTGGTGGCCTTGTTTGGCTTCTTTGGGGGGGAGACGCGCGGTTTGGGCGCTGGCTTCTTCGGGGCCTTCTGTTTCTGCGCGGAAGCACCTGTGGCCGCATCGGCACCGGCGTCGGCTGCGTCACTGCTCACCCCCAAGACCCGCCCCAGGCGCTTCACCTCGACTTGCACGGCGCGCTCGTCGCGGAGGTCGATGTCGAACAGGCTCTCCGGGGTGACCAGCAGATCCAGCTCACCGTTGATCAAGTCGGCGATCTGCTTGGCCTTCGTGCGCAGCTCTTGCACGTCGTCCGGCACTTCTGGAGCGACCGGCGCTGCGCTACTGGGAGCTGCGCTGCTGGGAGCCGCACCGCTCGGAGCTGCGCTCGACGGGGGTGTCGCGCTGGAAGACGTTGCAGGAGGAGCAGCCCAGCCAGAAACGGCGAGCAGACACAAAGCGAGCGTGAGTGCGACCCAGCTCCTGATTGGGAAGCGACGAAGGTAACCTTGCATGGACCCTGAAGAACGAATGCGCACGAGTGCGCGCCGATCGTCCCCTGAGACGGTCCTATTGGCCCACAAACCTCAAATGTCAGGGGCCAGCGCCCGAACACGGTCGAGGGTATCTGCCTCATTCGGAGACTTGTCGTCGCGATAGCGCTTCACCCGGGCGAAGCGCAGCGCGAGCCCTGCGGGGTATTGGGGGCTCGCTTGAACGTCACTGAAGGCGATCTCGACGACCAACTCCGGACGCACGTACACCGTGTGACCATCGCGCTCGATTTCGCGGCTGAGCAACGCCTCGGTTTGCCACTTCAATAGTTGGTCGCTCAGCCCTTTGAAGGTCTTGCCCAACATCACCGGCTGACCCGATCCGGGATCGATCGCTCCGAGGTGCAGGTTGCTTAGCCAGCCTTTGCGGCGGCCACTGCCCCACTCCGCTGCAAGCACCAACAGGTCCAGCGTGTGCGCTTGCTTGAGCTTGAGCCAGCTCTGCCCGCGGCGACCTGCCTCATAGCTGGCATCCAGGGACTTCGCCATCACGCCCTCGTGTCCGGCTTCGAGGGCGCTGCGCAAGAACTCCGCTGCGTGCTTGGCATCCTTGGTCTGGATGCTCGGCACCCTGGATGCCTTGGGTACGAGTGCGCCGAGGGCTCGCAAGCGCTCGGTGGTCGGTGCGTCGAGCAGGCTCCCGTCGGCGTACAGGCAGTCGAAGTAGAAGCTCGAGAGTGGCAACGTCTCGACCAACTTGGGGTCGACCGCCTTGCGGCCAAAGCGCTTCATGGTCACCTGAAAAGGCAGCGGTGACTTGTCTTTCCGTAAGGCAATGGTCTCGCCGTCCAAGATCAGCTCACGAGCGTCGATGCCCCGTACCAGCTCTACCACTTCGGGCAGCGCCAAAGTGACCTCGTTCAACAGGCGGGAGTAGACGCGCACTTCGTCTCCCCGCTTGTGCACTTGAACTCGAGCGCCGTCGAGCTTCCACTCGAGCCACGCCGACCCGAGGTGCTCGAGGGCCGCGCTGGCATCCTCGGCTGGCGACGCCAGCATGGGGAGCACCGGGCGAAAGAGCTGGATCTGCACCGCCGCGACGGCCGCCTCACCCTGACGCGACAGGCGCGCGAGCTCGCGCAGATCACCCAAGAGCATCTGGGCGCGCCGCACGGACGCCAGGCTGAGCTGCGCGCTCTTCGCCAGGGCATCGACCACGATGGACTCCAGGGCACCTTGGCGGAGCTCCCCGGAGAGCAGGCCACGCAGGAAGCGTTGTTCTTGCTGCGTGCAGCTCGCGAACAGCTCTCCCAGCATTTGCGCACGGATATTCCCGGAACCCTTGCCTTGCAAACCACGCAGCGCGTTCAGGCGCCGCTCGACGCCCTCTAGGTCGAGCGTTGGCGAGCTCGCCGGCGCCCTTCTACTGTGCTCGAACAAAAGCTTCGGACCGATGCCCAGCTTGCCGGCGCTCTCTTCGGAACCGGGATCCGCTCGCGGGGGGAGCACGACCCCGGCCATCCACGGCACGGCAAGCTCCAGCTCGAGGTCGCTAGTAGCGGCGAAGGTTGCGGCGAGCAGCGCCAGCTTTTCGCCACGCTTGCGGGTGTCGGCCACCCGTTGGGATGCCTCGGCCAGCTCGATCAGCAGCATCTCCGGAGCATAGCCTCGGCCGCTTACTGAAGCGGGAGTGCGTGGCGATGGGACGCCAGTGATATCAGGCTTATTCCGGGTTTTTCGACAGTGACACGACGGTTTGCCCGGCGCCGACTCTCCGCTATAGCGACGCGGTGGTGGCCCCGCGCAGCAGTGGTCGGCCCGTGGGTTCGATCCCACAGGTGCCGCGTCCAACGGATTTTGGGCGCTACCTCGAGATCGCGTGTTGGATCGTGATCGGCCTCTCGGCGCTGCAGATCCTGATGTTCTCCTTCGGGCGCGATCAGGGGATCTACGCGCTGGTAGCGAGCGGCGTGGTGAAGGGCCAGATGCCCTACCGCGACCTGTGGGACTTCAAGCCGCCCGGGGTCTTCCTGATCTACGGCCTGGCAGAGTTGCTCTTCGGCAAGGCCATGTGGGGTGTACGCATCCTGGAGGTCATGGGCCTCT from Polyangiaceae bacterium encodes:
- a CDS encoding AAA family ATPase, with amino-acid sequence MPDDVQELRTKAKQIADLINGELDLLVTPESLFDIDLRDERAVQVEVKRLGRVLGVSSDAADAGADAATGASAQKQKAPKKPAPKPRVSPPKKPNKATKDQDEAASADAGAPPSDAAPPASADPELLTARLELDRARLDFLELPEERRKAILKQHADRVEEAKSKVSETAQKITATEETRAQAEAAQRQALEQAAQSKTEILRLLNEERARLLGVRVKQADYEKALLERENKIASFGETKLEWQRKTEEHVEQRKKLEATSAATDKLYFELRTALRKARDELRASLDGLSESGDDVPSAGPDKVQSGGVELDRDEYDTLRETVVTQEAALRKKARDVVWRQATAQLDLVEALNKDRLAFFALMSADQKSQLTSFSTSGWDQARAELAQVSLVVRFHIRAAVEWLKAPTTGAARGVFASIILLKLVFLLGFFVWWRRRADKLLELLEERAEEERAKSSQTLFGRWGPGGIAVLRRVRTPLETLLVLWLALSFIGSPIVDLLEVQVLWIFASWILGGSVAVLLVDALASRNASIYATKHDVAALRLRTLRVLGRVIVFFGLVLTLSSELVGRGTLHDWVLSTCWFIGIPLALVFVGWWRDVIFERLAPREKRSALAGWVVTNQTGYKSFMAAALGGGYLLFLGVMRIGRDYLTTVTLVRKVLAYLFRRELTKKAESRPKLSRIPEEQYFALSPETEAQELVQTAADAELEAINDRIAQVGGGVFAIVGERGSGKTTLVKRVLEQHPDSTYQRCPTGGTIELLTQLKRQLKLTPDADNSQLIAALDGIEDDNALIVDDAHRLVKPTIGGLQELDEVLALARDSSRLCTWVFVFDSTMFELVERARGTRPIFDDVIVMQPWREESIAELLEERTNQAGLEPSFEGLIEGDFDGDEIEHAEQLAATKRGYYRLLWDYSAGNPAIALHFWRKSLGIDDQGELQVGLFRAPPTADLEQLPDAASFVLRAIVRLDPATVDAIADTTRLPLHQVLDAVRYADFRGYLVRDDEGRLRITWTWFRAVTRVLSRRHLLNISL
- a CDS encoding ATP-dependent DNA ligase translates to MLLIELAEASQRVADTRKRGEKLALLAATFAATSDLELELAVPWMAGVVLPPRADPGSEESAGKLGIGPKLLFEHSRRAPASSPTLDLEGVERRLNALRGLQGKGSGNIRAQMLGELFASCTQQEQRFLRGLLSGELRQGALESIVVDALAKSAQLSLASVRRAQMLLGDLRELARLSRQGEAAVAAVQIQLFRPVLPMLASPAEDASAALEHLGSAWLEWKLDGARVQVHKRGDEVRVYSRLLNEVTLALPEVVELVRGIDARELILDGETIALRKDKSPLPFQVTMKRFGRKAVDPKLVETLPLSSFYFDCLYADGSLLDAPTTERLRALGALVPKASRVPSIQTKDAKHAAEFLRSALEAGHEGVMAKSLDASYEAGRRGQSWLKLKQAHTLDLLVLAAEWGSGRRKGWLSNLHLGAIDPGSGQPVMLGKTFKGLSDQLLKWQTEALLSREIERDGHTVYVRPELVVEIAFSDVQASPQYPAGLALRFARVKRYRDDKSPNEADTLDRVRALAPDI